A single region of the Chrysoperla carnea chromosome 5, inChrCarn1.1, whole genome shotgun sequence genome encodes:
- the LOC123300932 gene encoding larval cuticle protein LCP-17-like codes for MKFVIVSLAILSVAFAASVSEQDVPIVREAFQIEGGNFKYGYESGNGIVQKTKGTLKNAGTEQEAQEIQGSISYTSPEGVPVNLAYVANENGYQPSGDVLPVPPQIPELILRALEWARTHPAPESK; via the exons atgaaattcgtT ATTGTATCACTCGCCATCCTTTCAGTGGCTTTTGCCGCTTCAGTCAGCGAACAAGACGTACCAATTGTACGTGAAGCTTTCCAAATTGAAGGAGGAAACTTCAAATACGGATACGAAAGTGGAAACGGTATTGTACAAAAAACAAAAGGTACCTTGAAAAACGCAGGAACTGAACAAGAAGCACAAGAAATCCAAGGATCAATCTCATACACCAGCCCTGAAGGAGTA ccAGTCAACCTAGCTTATGTTGCCAACGAAAATGGATACCAACCATCAGGTGATGTACTCCCAGTACCACCACAAATCCCAGAATTGATCCTCCGTGCTCTCGAATGGGCCCGTACTCACCCAGCACCAgaatctaaataa